One genomic segment of Pseudomonas chlororaphis subsp. aurantiaca includes these proteins:
- a CDS encoding carbohydrate porin: MKSTPLLCPLLAAVLFTPLCQAQTPAPSREGPLAGLGEQLAGYGIRPHVQFWSLSMNNLDTGPREHSFGNSGDLFVGADFDLDTLAGLEGAAVHFEETFFILDTATGQPTSRNWQGAAGSYFAGAPIHNDITSNQLSLLTYQQTWLDGQLDMSLGRTNARRYFYIYNCETVVTCNDPIIDSSTGILPPPYGSWGGYLKYQPTPGLYVHAGAFESNPVDYLKKRKGLDFSTDDASGTSLLLGIGSKHDGAYSAHYELNGYYNTSKQYDPLTGASEHGTGGAFFKFQQGFWRADGGQRIAPQALLAFGSLSLAADDKQPFSHFAEIGLTYLAPFDRPQDKLNLKASYLRLNDHQLRFQQQARIANDGDPSLGERNVYAIEANGHFALTRHLALEPSVQYLINPDNFYNPEARELSGNGFVVGLQVMYDVGAALGL; encoded by the coding sequence ATGAAAAGCACTCCCCTGCTGTGCCCGCTGCTGGCGGCGGTCCTGTTCACCCCTTTGTGCCAGGCCCAGACTCCGGCACCCAGCCGCGAAGGCCCGCTGGCCGGGCTCGGCGAGCAACTGGCCGGCTACGGCATCCGACCCCATGTGCAGTTCTGGAGCCTGTCGATGAACAACCTCGACACCGGTCCGCGCGAACACAGCTTCGGCAACAGCGGCGACCTGTTCGTCGGCGCCGACTTCGACCTCGATACCCTCGCCGGCCTCGAAGGCGCGGCCGTTCATTTCGAGGAAACCTTCTTCATCCTCGACACCGCCACCGGCCAGCCGACCTCGCGCAACTGGCAAGGCGCCGCCGGCAGCTATTTCGCCGGCGCGCCGATCCACAACGACATCACCAGCAACCAGCTGAGCCTGCTGACCTACCAGCAGACCTGGCTCGACGGCCAGCTCGACATGAGCCTGGGGCGCACCAACGCCCGGCGCTACTTCTATATCTACAACTGCGAAACCGTGGTCACCTGCAACGACCCGATCATCGATTCGTCCACCGGCATCCTGCCGCCGCCCTACGGCAGCTGGGGCGGCTACCTGAAGTACCAGCCGACGCCGGGCTTGTATGTGCATGCCGGCGCCTTCGAATCGAACCCGGTAGACTACCTGAAAAAACGCAAGGGCCTGGACTTCAGCACCGACGACGCCAGCGGCACCAGCCTGCTGCTGGGCATCGGCAGCAAGCACGACGGCGCCTATAGCGCCCACTACGAACTCAACGGCTACTACAACACTTCCAAGCAGTACGACCCGCTGACCGGCGCCAGCGAACACGGCACCGGCGGTGCCTTCTTCAAGTTCCAGCAAGGTTTCTGGCGGGCCGACGGCGGCCAGCGCATCGCGCCCCAGGCGCTGCTGGCGTTCGGTTCGCTGTCGCTGGCCGCCGACGACAAGCAACCCTTCAGCCACTTCGCGGAAATCGGCCTGACTTACCTGGCGCCCTTCGACCGGCCCCAGGACAAGCTCAACCTCAAGGCCAGCTACCTGCGCCTCAACGACCACCAGCTGCGCTTCCAGCAACAGGCGCGGATCGCCAACGACGGCGACCCCAGCCTGGGCGAGCGCAATGTCTACGCCATCGAGGCCAACGGCCACTTCGCCCTGACCCGGCACCTGGCGCTCGAACCCAGCGTGCAATACCTGATCAACCCGGACAACTTCTACAACCCCGAGGCCCGCGAGCTCAGCGGCAACGGTTTTGTCGTCGGCCTGCAAGTCATGTACGACGTCGGCGCGGCGCTGGGGTTGTGA